From Deltaproteobacteria bacterium, a single genomic window includes:
- a CDS encoding PLP-dependent cysteine synthase family protein: MARSSSNLRLVPSPETEPRKVESILDLIGNTPLLEIRHITEGLAHGVKVFAKLEGMNPGGSVKDRPAWRMIQEGLRSGKLHPGKTILDATSGNTGIALALIGSVLGYPVELVIPANVGNERKLIINAYGAKMTFSDPMEGSDGAIRLCREVLQADPEKYYKPDQYFNPMNPQAHYENTGPEIYRQTDGGVSHFLAGIGTGGTVMGAGRYLKEVNPNIQVIAVEPDDALHGLEGLKHMASSIVPGIYHEAELDDKIAVSTEDAYSMVYRLSQEEGVLVGQSSGAALCAALKVARKLESGIVVTIFPDFGDKYLTTNLWVGWRDRMAVGNMKFSI; the protein is encoded by the coding sequence ATGGCGAGGTCATCGTCTAATCTACGCTTGGTACCGTCGCCTGAGACCGAGCCGCGCAAGGTCGAGTCGATTCTCGACCTGATCGGCAACACACCACTACTGGAAATTCGCCACATCACCGAAGGGCTAGCACATGGGGTAAAGGTTTTCGCCAAACTAGAAGGCATGAATCCCGGCGGTTCGGTCAAGGACCGGCCGGCCTGGCGCATGATTCAAGAAGGTTTGCGCTCGGGTAAACTTCATCCCGGCAAAACCATTCTCGACGCGACCTCGGGAAATACCGGCATCGCCCTGGCGTTGATCGGCAGCGTGCTCGGTTATCCGGTGGAGCTGGTGATTCCGGCAAATGTCGGCAACGAGCGTAAGTTGATCATCAACGCCTACGGCGCGAAAATGACTTTCAGCGATCCCATGGAAGGTTCCGACGGCGCGATTCGCTTGTGCCGGGAAGTTTTGCAAGCCGACCCAGAGAAGTATTACAAGCCGGATCAATATTTTAACCCGATGAATCCCCAGGCCCACTACGAAAACACCGGTCCGGAGATTTATCGACAAACCGACGGCGGCGTCAGCCATTTCCTCGCCGGCATCGGCACCGGCGGCACCGTCATGGGCGCCGGCCGCTACTTGAAAGAGGTCAATCCCAACATTCAGGTGATCGCCGTGGAACCGGACGACGCGCTGCATGGACTCGAAGGATTAAAACATATGGCGAGTTCCATCGTGCCGGGAATTTATCATGAGGCGGAACTCGACGATAAGATTGCCGTGTCGACGGAAGATGCCTACTCGATGGTCTATCGCTTGAGCCAGGAAGAAGGAGTTCTGGTCGGCCAGTCATCGGGCGCCGCTCTCTGCGCCGCGCTCAAAGTCGCGCGCAAACTGGAGTCGGGCATCGTCGTGACGATCTTCCCGGACTTCGGCGACAAATATCTGACGACTAACTTATGGGTCGGCTGGCGCGACCGCATGGCCGTGGGCAATATGAAATTCTCGATTTGA
- the folD gene encoding bifunctional methylenetetrahydrofolate dehydrogenase/methenyltetrahydrofolate cyclohydrolase FolD yields MATIIDGKAVAKEVQKKIKEEVDGLERRWHLVPGLAVVLVGDDPASHIYVRNKEKACLEVGIKSFEHFLPATISERDLLALVHQLNKDKAVHGILVQLPLPPHIHAEKILEAISPHKDVDGFHPVSQGMLVLGGAGFKPCTPMGIMKLLEAAGCDPKGKNAVVVGRSNIVGKPVALMLLEKHATVTICHSRTASLRDEVGRADILVVAIGKAGLVRGDWVKPGAVVIDVGVNRLPNGKLGGDVDFETAKDRASAITPVPGGVGPMTICMLLFNTLKAAKDSMQRDH; encoded by the coding sequence ATGGCTACCATCATTGACGGCAAGGCCGTCGCAAAAGAAGTTCAAAAAAAAATCAAAGAAGAAGTCGATGGACTTGAGCGACGTTGGCACCTGGTGCCGGGGCTCGCCGTGGTTTTGGTCGGCGACGATCCGGCATCGCATATTTATGTGCGTAACAAAGAGAAAGCTTGCCTCGAAGTCGGCATCAAGTCTTTCGAGCATTTTTTACCGGCGACGATCTCGGAACGAGACTTACTCGCGTTGGTGCATCAGCTCAACAAGGACAAAGCGGTGCACGGCATTTTAGTTCAGTTGCCGCTGCCGCCCCACATTCATGCCGAGAAAATTCTCGAAGCGATTTCACCGCACAAAGATGTCGATGGTTTTCATCCGGTGAGTCAGGGCATGCTCGTGCTCGGCGGTGCTGGTTTTAAGCCTTGCACGCCGATGGGCATCATGAAATTGCTCGAAGCGGCGGGCTGCGATCCCAAAGGTAAAAACGCCGTGGTGGTGGGGCGGAGTAATATCGTCGGCAAACCGGTGGCGCTGATGCTGTTGGAAAAGCACGCGACCGTGACAATTTGCCATTCACGCACGGCGAGCTTGCGCGACGAAGTCGGTCGCGCCGATATACTCGTCGTCGCCATCGGCAAGGCCGGCCTGGTGCGCGGCGATTGGGTGAAGCCGGGCGCGGTGGTAATTGATGTCGGGGTCAATCGCTTGCCCAACGGCAAATTGGGCGGCGATGTCGATTTCGAAACTGCCAAAGACCGAGCTTCGGCAATCACTCCGGTTCCCGGCGGTGTCGGACCGATGACCATCTGCATGCTGCTGTTCAATACTTTGAAAGCGGCGAAGGATTCCATGCAGCGGGATCATTAA
- a CDS encoding MoaD/ThiS family protein — MSVRVRVPTPLRKYTQGADEVNAEGVNIKSLVDDLEKNYPGIKERICDETGKVRRFVNVYVNGDDIRFLQNLETALKAGDNISIVPAIAGGK; from the coding sequence ATGTCAGTGCGAGTTCGTGTCCCTACCCCGCTACGCAAGTACACCCAGGGCGCCGATGAAGTGAACGCGGAAGGCGTTAATATCAAATCTCTGGTCGATGATTTAGAAAAAAATTATCCCGGCATTAAAGAACGGATCTGCGACGAGACCGGCAAAGTGCGCCGCTTCGTCAATGTCTATGTCAACGGCGACGATATTCGCTTCTTGCAGAATCTCGAAACCGCGCTCAAAGCCGGCGACAACATCTCCATCGTGCCGGCCATCGCCGGCGGCAAGTAA
- a CDS encoding glycine dehydrogenase subunit 2, with product MSERRSSNLSEPSPDKKLSQVAEPKLLFESGSAGRSAVVWPSEGDGVETLLPASLLRDDIAGFPELGELEVLRHFTRLSQRNFSIESQFYPLGSCTMKYNPKINEVVARFPGFAALHPLAPAAMLQGALALLYDLEVMLAEISGMDHVSLQPSAGAQGELTGLMLIRACLAERGDPRKKIIVPDTAHGTNPASSTLCGYDVMQISSNERGVIDAAAVAKMMDEDVAAIMITNPNTLGLFETNIEAIAEVVHGRGGMVYLDGANLNALMGIAKPGHMGVDVLHMNLHKTFSTPHGGGGPGAGPVAVRSHLRDYLPVPRIVKNSDRFELLEVAAKSVGRVRSYFGNFGVLVRAYTYIVSLGGDGLENASRMALLNANYIRKKLEKDYQIAYDQPCMHECIFTDRIQHRSGVSTLGIAKRLLDYGYHPPTIYFPLVVSGALMIEPTETETPETLDGFIAAMLAIAQEARQDPELVKQAPHSTPVRRLDEARAARKPVLRWQANSTSEES from the coding sequence ATGAGCGAGAGGAGATCGTCGAACTTGTCCGAACCATCGCCGGATAAAAAACTTTCGCAAGTGGCCGAGCCCAAGTTGCTGTTCGAAAGCGGTTCGGCGGGCCGGAGCGCGGTGGTTTGGCCGTCGGAAGGGGATGGAGTTGAAACCCTGCTGCCGGCGTCGTTGCTGCGCGACGACATCGCCGGCTTTCCCGAGTTGGGCGAGCTCGAAGTGCTGCGCCATTTCACCCGCCTGTCGCAACGTAATTTTTCCATCGAGAGCCAGTTCTATCCGCTCGGCTCTTGCACGATGAAATACAATCCCAAGATCAACGAAGTGGTGGCGCGCTTTCCCGGCTTTGCCGCGCTCCATCCGCTGGCGCCCGCCGCCATGCTCCAGGGCGCGCTGGCGTTGCTTTACGATTTGGAAGTCATGTTGGCGGAGATCAGCGGCATGGACCATGTCAGCTTGCAGCCCTCCGCGGGAGCCCAGGGCGAGCTTACCGGTTTGATGTTGATCCGCGCGTGTTTGGCTGAGCGCGGCGATCCGCGCAAGAAAATTATCGTCCCCGACACCGCCCATGGCACCAATCCGGCGAGTTCGACGCTATGCGGCTACGACGTTATGCAAATCTCCTCCAACGAACGCGGCGTCATCGATGCCGCCGCCGTGGCTAAAATGATGGATGAGGACGTCGCGGCGATCATGATCACAAATCCCAATACTCTCGGACTTTTCGAGACCAACATCGAAGCGATTGCCGAGGTGGTGCACGGCCGCGGTGGCATGGTTTATCTCGATGGCGCCAATCTCAATGCGCTCATGGGCATCGCCAAGCCCGGCCATATGGGCGTCGATGTCTTGCACATGAATCTGCATAAAACCTTTTCCACACCCCACGGCGGTGGCGGGCCCGGCGCCGGACCCGTAGCTGTGCGCAGCCATTTGCGCGACTATTTGCCGGTGCCGCGTATCGTTAAAAATAGCGATCGATTCGAGTTGCTGGAAGTTGCCGCGAAATCGGTGGGCCGCGTGCGCTCTTACTTCGGCAACTTCGGCGTGTTGGTACGCGCCTACACCTATATTGTTTCCTTGGGCGGCGATGGTCTGGAAAACGCCAGCCGCATGGCGCTCCTCAATGCCAACTATATTCGCAAGAAATTAGAAAAAGATTATCAGATCGCCTACGACCAGCCGTGCATGCATGAATGCATTTTCACCGATCGCATCCAGCACCGCAGCGGCGTCAGCACCCTCGGAATCGCTAAGCGCTTGTTGGATTACGGTTACCATCCGCCGACGATTTATTTTCCCCTAGTGGTTTCCGGCGCCTTGATGATCGAGCCCACCGAAACCGAGACGCCGGAAACCCTCGACGGTTTCATCGCCGCCATGCTGGCCATTGCCCAAGAGGCACGCCAAGATCCCGAGCTGGTCAAACAAGCGCCGCACTCGACGCCGGTGCGCCGTCTGGATGAAGCGCGAGCCGCGCGCAAGCCGGTGCTGCGTTGGCAAGCGAATTCAACGTCAGAAGAATCCTAA
- a CDS encoding aminomethyl-transferring glycine dehydrogenase subunit GcvPA yields the protein MRYTPHTSADQERMLDALGLASIDDLFRHVPAALRERAHIALPDGLTELAVRRRMAHLAGQNIGAADWSFFLGGGIYHHFIPSAVDATISRAEFSTSYTPYQPEVSQGTLQALFEYQTLICQLTGMEVSNAAVYDGASAAAEAVLMARRIQPDKKRRVLVSRALHPQYRAVIASYFKNLTDVVLEEIAFDGSGATDLDALTRQLDDRTMCVLLGYPNFFGVIEDLAPVKAACVKAGAQLISVTSEPLSLALLKPPGDFGVDIAVGEGQSLGVPMSLGGPAFGFFACQKKFVRNIPGRLVGETVDSEGRRGFVLTLATREQHIRREKATSNICTSQTLCTLAATVYMALLGKSGMRRIAEVNLARAHGAKAELIAQAKLERVFSGPFFNEFVLRDKYLERSFARTADKKILPGIRLEPWYPELKDCLLVCATEMNEREEIVELVRTIAG from the coding sequence ATGCGCTACACGCCGCACACCTCCGCCGATCAGGAGCGCATGCTCGATGCGCTCGGCTTGGCTTCCATCGATGATCTGTTTCGCCATGTGCCGGCGGCGCTGCGCGAGCGCGCCCATATTGCTCTGCCCGACGGCCTGACCGAACTAGCGGTGCGCCGGCGGATGGCCCATTTGGCGGGGCAAAACATCGGCGCCGCCGATTGGAGTTTTTTTCTTGGCGGCGGCATTTATCATCACTTCATTCCGAGCGCGGTGGACGCGACGATTTCGCGGGCGGAATTTTCTACTTCCTACACGCCTTATCAACCCGAGGTGAGTCAGGGCACGCTGCAAGCGCTGTTCGAATATCAGACGCTGATCTGCCAGCTCACCGGCATGGAAGTTTCCAATGCGGCGGTCTACGACGGCGCGTCGGCGGCGGCCGAAGCGGTGCTGATGGCGCGGCGCATCCAGCCGGACAAAAAGCGCCGCGTGTTAGTTTCGCGCGCGCTCCATCCGCAGTATCGCGCCGTCATCGCCAGCTATTTTAAAAATCTCACGGACGTTGTCCTGGAAGAAATAGCCTTCGATGGCAGCGGCGCCACGGATCTCGACGCGCTAACGCGCCAGCTCGACGATCGGACGATGTGCGTCTTGCTCGGCTATCCGAATTTTTTCGGGGTCATCGAAGATTTAGCGCCGGTTAAAGCGGCCTGTGTCAAGGCCGGCGCCCAGTTGATCTCAGTGACCAGCGAGCCGTTGTCGTTGGCTCTGCTCAAACCGCCCGGCGATTTCGGCGTCGATATCGCCGTCGGCGAAGGCCAGAGTCTCGGCGTGCCTATGAGTCTCGGCGGGCCGGCCTTTGGATTTTTCGCCTGCCAGAAAAAGTTCGTGCGCAACATACCCGGCCGGCTGGTGGGCGAGACCGTCGATAGCGAAGGGCGGCGTGGGTTTGTGCTGACGCTGGCGACCCGAGAGCAACATATTCGGCGCGAGAAGGCGACCTCCAACATTTGCACCAGTCAAACCCTATGCACCTTGGCGGCGACGGTTTATATGGCGCTGCTCGGGAAATCCGGCATGCGGCGCATCGCTGAAGTCAATTTAGCGCGGGCCCACGGCGCTAAAGCTGAGTTGATCGCGCAGGCCAAGCTGGAGCGAGTTTTTTCCGGACCGTTTTTCAACGAGTTCGTACTCCGAGATAAATATCTCGAGCGCAGTTTCGCGCGCACGGCGGACAAAAAAATCCTTCCCGGCATCCGTTTGGAACCCTGGTATCCCGAATTGAAAGATTGTCTGCTCGTCTGCGCCACCGAAATGAATGAGCGAGAGGAGATCGTCGAACTTGTCCGAACCATCGCCGGATAA
- a CDS encoding alpha/beta fold hydrolase has product MSEPRTLNEVKDDIRGRVGQRAPFLHADRAESEEALAQMANFEGETWAAAWNALGSRWEATALSAEKSGNGAQAKDAFLKSYGYYGIARHPFPSTPGKHHGYQKTREMFLAASKYFDIAVERVAIPFQGKVIVGHLRLPKKFPAPMIMHWGGIDNWKEERHSFGENFVKEGWGCFIIDSPGTGECPMLAGPDAHQVHLAVLEYLLKRPEVDGNRIAAVGASFGGHWSTKLAHMAPDKLRAAVNWGGGVHHFFQAQWQERSRHADSYLFDLIEARANLFGKKTFDELCAVMPALSLLDQALLDKPSAPLLIVNGKEDKQVPLEDFYLLLEHGTPKTIRLFPGGHMGAIPNIFKTVISWLHEKLD; this is encoded by the coding sequence ATGAGCGAACCGCGCACATTGAATGAAGTCAAAGACGATATTCGCGGCCGCGTCGGCCAGCGCGCGCCGTTTCTCCACGCCGACCGAGCCGAATCCGAAGAAGCGCTGGCGCAAATGGCAAACTTCGAAGGCGAAACTTGGGCGGCGGCATGGAACGCACTCGGTTCCCGTTGGGAAGCAACCGCGCTGAGCGCGGAAAAATCCGGCAATGGCGCGCAAGCGAAGGACGCTTTTCTAAAATCCTACGGCTACTACGGCATCGCCCGCCATCCGTTTCCGAGCACACCGGGCAAACATCACGGCTACCAGAAAACCCGCGAGATGTTTCTCGCCGCGTCAAAATATTTCGACATTGCCGTCGAGCGTGTGGCGATTCCGTTTCAAGGTAAAGTAATAGTCGGCCACTTACGTTTGCCGAAAAAATTTCCGGCGCCGATGATCATGCACTGGGGCGGCATCGACAACTGGAAAGAAGAACGCCACTCCTTCGGTGAGAACTTCGTCAAAGAAGGCTGGGGCTGCTTCATCATCGACAGCCCCGGCACCGGCGAATGTCCGATGCTCGCCGGTCCCGACGCCCATCAAGTGCATCTGGCGGTGCTGGAGTATCTACTAAAGCGGCCCGAAGTGGACGGTAATAGAATCGCCGCGGTCGGCGCCAGCTTCGGCGGCCACTGGTCGACCAAGCTCGCCCACATGGCGCCGGATAAATTGCGCGCCGCGGTCAACTGGGGCGGCGGCGTACACCATTTTTTTCAAGCGCAATGGCAAGAACGTTCGCGCCACGCCGACTCCTATCTTTTCGATCTCATCGAAGCGCGCGCCAATTTATTCGGCAAGAAAACTTTCGACGAGCTGTGCGCCGTGATGCCGGCGCTGTCTCTGCTCGATCAAGCCTTGCTCGACAAACCCTCAGCGCCGCTGCTGATCGTCAACGGCAAGGAAGACAAGCAGGTGCCTTTGGAAGATTTTTATTTATTGCTCGAACATGGCACGCCCAAAACCATTCGCCTTTTCCCCGGCGGCCACATGGGCGCGATCCCGAATATTTTCAAGACCGTGATTAGCTGGCTGCATGAAAAACTGGATTGA
- the gcvH gene encoding glycine cleavage system protein GcvH produces the protein MEFPEGLKYSKEHEWVLVEGNTATIGITEFAQAELGDLVFVELPEVGEKIVKDDPFGAVESVKAVSDIYAPVSGMVLEINDVLPDNPETINDDPYGDGWMIRVKLSDQDDLKDLMDEDEYGEYVAQQKDDDDDDEDEDDESEEEEDEEK, from the coding sequence ATGGAATTTCCCGAAGGTCTAAAATATTCAAAAGAACATGAATGGGTGTTGGTGGAAGGCAATACCGCCACCATCGGCATCACTGAATTCGCTCAAGCAGAGCTCGGCGATCTTGTATTCGTGGAGTTACCCGAAGTCGGCGAGAAAATCGTCAAGGACGATCCCTTCGGCGCGGTGGAGTCGGTCAAGGCGGTGTCGGACATTTACGCGCCGGTGAGCGGCATGGTATTGGAGATCAATGACGTGCTGCCGGATAATCCCGAAACCATCAACGACGATCCCTACGGCGACGGCTGGATGATCCGCGTCAAGCTGAGCGATCAAGATGATCTCAAGGATTTGATGGACGAAGACGAATACGGCGAGTACGTCGCTCAGCAAAAAGATGACGATGACGACGATGAGGACGAAGACGACGAGTCCGAAGAAGAAGAAGACGAAGAAAAGTAA
- a CDS encoding FeS-binding protein — protein sequence MATKTEPTTVRERVYLTFPEKLINEPVLSLLAKRFDVIFNIRGSTVTSEMALVSLKFEGAPKEVAKAIAWLKRKGVSVEATDKRR from the coding sequence ATGGCGACAAAAACAGAACCGACCACCGTGCGTGAGCGAGTCTATCTGACGTTTCCCGAGAAGCTGATCAACGAACCCGTGCTCAGCCTATTGGCCAAAAGGTTCGACGTCATCTTCAATATTCGCGGCTCCACCGTGACGTCCGAAATGGCGCTGGTTTCATTGAAATTCGAAGGCGCGCCGAAAGAAGTTGCCAAGGCGATCGCCTGGCTCAAGAGAAAAGGTGTGAGTGTCGAAGCGACCGACAAGCGGCGCTAA
- a CDS encoding zf-HC2 domain-containing protein, whose translation MNNCETIRESIGRWLDGELKATDSESVRLHLAGCADCNVARQQLEKLQLVLKEDLTAQSASIDFLPFWRGVQQRINQKRAWHEDLSEWFREFFTAPRIAWAVPVVIVLVLGLFSLDSYLPGRGGRDNFASVESIDAHGRSVALIREDQSKTTVIWLYQDQEGENETAAEEASKSSPTF comes from the coding sequence ATGAATAACTGTGAAACCATCCGTGAATCCATCGGCCGCTGGCTCGATGGTGAATTGAAGGCCACCGACAGTGAGTCGGTGCGGCTTCACCTCGCCGGCTGCGCTGATTGCAACGTGGCGCGCCAGCAACTGGAAAAATTGCAGCTGGTGCTCAAGGAAGATCTGACGGCGCAATCGGCCAGTATCGACTTTCTACCGTTTTGGCGCGGCGTGCAGCAGCGCATCAACCAAAAGCGCGCCTGGCATGAAGATTTGTCGGAATGGTTCCGCGAGTTTTTTACCGCGCCGCGAATCGCTTGGGCGGTGCCGGTGGTGATCGTTTTGGTGCTCGGACTTTTTTCTCTCGATTCCTATCTGCCGGGACGGGGTGGGCGCGATAATTTCGCTTCGGTGGAGTCGATTGACGCCCATGGCCGGAGCGTGGCGCTGATACGGGAAGATCAGAGCAAGACGACGGTCATTTGGCTTTATCAAGATCAAGAAGGTGAAAATGAAACTGCTGCTGAAGAAGCTTCCAAGTCTAGCCCTACTTTTTAG
- the gcvT gene encoding glycine cleavage system aminomethyltransferase GcvT — MAATLKRTPLYSAHRRAGAKLVDFAGWEMPVQYQGVIDEHLAVRRRAGLFDVSHMGEIEVRGAGALEFCQGLSANDVGRLEIFQAQYNLLLNERGGVVDDVIIYRVKADAYFICVNASNSDKDFAWLSERARSDVEVENQSALYGQLALQGPAAVKILAPLTAARLDEIKSFHFAFADVATIRCMIARTGYTGEDGFELYCHADHAERLWDILLTAGAPDGLVPVGLGARDTLRLEKAFPLYGHELDDSTTPLEAGLAWVTKLAKPAFLGREILLKQKSEGVARKLVGLEMLAPGIARSDYPLKKNGRPVGRVTSGTMSPSLEKTIALAYVESAEAAIDNVIDVEIRRRTVPARIVALPFYRR, encoded by the coding sequence GTGGCGGCCACACTTAAAAGAACTCCGCTGTACAGTGCGCATCGGCGCGCCGGCGCGAAGTTGGTCGATTTCGCCGGCTGGGAGATGCCGGTGCAATATCAGGGCGTCATCGACGAGCACTTGGCGGTGCGCCGCCGTGCCGGCCTGTTCGATGTCAGCCATATGGGCGAGATCGAAGTGCGCGGCGCCGGCGCCTTGGAATTTTGCCAAGGGTTGAGCGCCAATGATGTCGGCCGGCTGGAAATTTTTCAGGCGCAATATAATTTGCTGCTCAATGAGCGCGGCGGCGTGGTCGATGACGTGATTATTTACCGCGTCAAGGCGGATGCCTATTTTATCTGCGTCAACGCTTCGAACAGCGATAAAGATTTTGCTTGGCTCAGTGAACGAGCGCGGAGCGACGTCGAAGTTGAAAACCAGAGCGCATTGTACGGCCAGTTGGCCTTGCAAGGTCCGGCGGCGGTAAAAATCTTGGCGCCGCTGACGGCGGCGAGGTTGGATGAGATAAAATCATTTCACTTCGCCTTCGCCGATGTCGCGACGATCCGCTGTATGATCGCTCGCACCGGCTATACCGGTGAGGATGGTTTCGAGCTTTATTGCCACGCCGATCACGCCGAGCGGCTATGGGATATTTTATTGACGGCCGGCGCGCCGGATGGTTTAGTTCCAGTCGGATTGGGCGCGCGCGACACCTTGCGATTGGAAAAGGCTTTTCCGCTTTACGGTCATGAGCTCGACGATTCGACGACGCCGTTGGAAGCGGGTCTGGCTTGGGTAACTAAGCTGGCCAAGCCGGCTTTTCTCGGCCGCGAGATTTTACTCAAGCAAAAGTCTGAAGGTGTGGCGCGTAAACTAGTCGGCTTGGAAATGTTGGCGCCGGGAATCGCGCGCAGCGATTACCCCTTGAAAAAAAACGGCCGGCCCGTCGGCCGGGTGACCAGCGGCACGATGTCGCCGTCGCTGGAAAAAACCATTGCTCTGGCCTACGTCGAGAGCGCGGAGGCGGCCATCGATAACGTCATCGACGTGGAAATCCGCCGCCGCACCGTGCCGGCGCGGATTGTTGCATTGCCATTTTATCGCCGTTAG
- a CDS encoding energy transducer TonB has product MMLLNTTLSRFFALSIAIHISAIVLLIIKAQPLSRTQQPESIAVSLLPPAEKKSQPPSPAPKAARAATVSPKRPTVVAKNDKAPSKEPTAPAREKAFTSERNLNPPPREVIPEKAEIAERNLPTLKELLPSITYSSSDGRTGSPISLNTKDPVYVSYFNKIKQNIEQRWEYPEMALRYGLQGRLALEFSINGDGQLDGLRLIRSSGSQLLDEEALRAIKAAAPFPPIPTWIKPVPLLISASMEYHDSRLNYRFNR; this is encoded by the coding sequence GTGATGCTTTTAAACACCACCCTGAGCCGATTCTTCGCTCTGTCGATCGCGATTCACATCTCGGCCATTGTCTTACTAATAATCAAAGCTCAACCCTTGAGCCGCACCCAGCAACCCGAATCCATCGCGGTTTCACTGCTCCCACCGGCGGAGAAAAAAAGCCAACCACCGAGCCCTGCGCCCAAAGCGGCTCGCGCCGCCACAGTTTCCCCGAAGCGTCCCACAGTGGTGGCCAAGAATGACAAAGCGCCGAGCAAAGAACCCACTGCGCCGGCGCGCGAGAAGGCGTTTACGAGCGAGCGAAATCTCAATCCGCCGCCGCGTGAAGTGATTCCCGAAAAAGCCGAGATCGCCGAGCGCAATTTACCGACGCTGAAAGAACTCCTTCCGTCGATTACTTACTCTTCGTCTGACGGCCGCACCGGCAGTCCGATTAGTCTCAACACCAAGGATCCGGTTTACGTCAGTTATTTTAACAAGATCAAACAGAACATCGAGCAGCGCTGGGAATATCCGGAAATGGCGCTACGCTACGGTTTACAGGGACGACTGGCTTTGGAATTTTCCATCAATGGCGACGGGCAACTCGATGGTTTGCGCCTCATTCGCTCGAGCGGTTCGCAATTGCTCGACGAAGAAGCCTTACGGGCGATTAAAGCCGCGGCACCCTTTCCGCCCATTCCCACTTGGATCAAACCGGTGCCGCTGCTGATCTCGGCATCGATGGAATATCACGATAGCCGCTTGAACTATCGCTTCAACCGTTGA
- a CDS encoding twin-arginine translocase TatA/TatE family subunit → MFGLGIGELLVILVIVMVLFNRRLPDLGEGLGKSIRKFRKAVSDSDDIDITPKDDSHKP, encoded by the coding sequence ATGTTTGGATTGGGAATCGGCGAACTCTTAGTGATCTTGGTCATCGTCATGGTGCTGTTCAACCGGCGCTTGCCTGACTTGGGCGAAGGGCTCGGCAAAAGCATTCGAAAATTTCGCAAAGCGGTCAGCGACTCCGACGATATTGACATCACGCCGAAGGACGATTCGCACAAGCCGTAG
- a CDS encoding sigma-70 family RNA polymerase sigma factor, with translation MFLLRLRLTGRIVVELSDSELVKKSQAGETSAFQELVSRYHQKVFMVILGLLRNREDALDVAQDTFFRAFRKINSFQGGSSFYTWIYRIAVNMSIDAQRKQKRNPLDFRESMDDVMEAQNEVAKDPFADVQDKELREKLTLAINDLTPDHKAVIVLRTLEGLSYKDIGEILGCSEGTVMSRLHYARKKLQDKLSAFL, from the coding sequence ATATTCCTCTTACGCTTACGTCTAACTGGCAGGATCGTTGTGGAGCTGAGCGACTCGGAACTCGTAAAGAAGAGCCAAGCCGGCGAGACCAGCGCGTTTCAAGAGCTGGTCTCGCGCTATCACCAGAAAGTTTTTATGGTGATTCTCGGTTTACTACGCAACCGGGAAGACGCGCTCGATGTAGCCCAGGATACTTTTTTTCGTGCCTTTCGAAAGATTAACAGTTTCCAAGGCGGCTCGTCTTTCTATACGTGGATCTATCGAATCGCGGTGAACATGTCGATCGACGCCCAACGGAAACAGAAGCGTAATCCGTTGGATTTTCGCGAATCCATGGACGACGTGATGGAAGCCCAGAACGAGGTTGCCAAGGATCCCTTCGCCGACGTGCAAGATAAGGAGTTAAGGGAAAAGTTGACCCTGGCGATTAACGATTTAACACCGGATCACAAGGCGGTGATCGTGCTGCGAACACTTGAAGGTCTTTCATACAAAGACATCGGCGAGATTCTCGGCTGTTCCGAAGGCACGGTAATGAGCCGGCTCCATTATGCGAGAAAAAAATTGCAAGATAAGTTGAGTGCGTTTTTATGA